The sequence below is a genomic window from Sphingobacterium sp. ML3W.
TGGTGATTTACAATTAATGGGAGCCATGTGGTCTCAGCATTATACTCAGAATAATTCTTCTAATCAATACACAGGTATTGATTCCTATAATTTGACAATTTCATCATACAATGGAATCTGGTCCAATTTGATGGGCGGTGGTATGAAGGATCTTTTAATTTCTAAAGAAAAAGCCGCAACAGCTGGGTTATGGAATTTTTATGCCGCATCAGAAATTATGTTAGCATTTGATTATCACGTTTTAGTTGATTTGTATGGAGATTTACCGGTTATAGAAGGTCTCCAAGGTGATAAAGGTATTTATACTCCGAAGTGGGATGATGGTAAAACGGTTAATAAATTGATCGTAGAACAATTAGATGACGCAATTAGTAAAATTGAAAGTGGTAAACCTTTAAAATCTATGGGAGCGCAAGATTTCTTATTTGATGGAGATCTTGATAATTGGCATAAATTTGCAAATACATTAAAACTTAAGGTATTAATGCGTGACTTCACCGCGAATACAGCTGCTATTACTTCATTATTAAATGGAGGGAATCTTTTGGATACTGATGCGAAAATGACCGCATTTCTTGATGCAGTTAATAAATCAAATCCACTTTTTGAATCAGATAGGCGTGCACTTAATACATTTGCTAATTTAAGAGCAAGTAAAACGTTACTTTCTTATCTTCAAAAAAATAATGACCCGCGTATTGAAGATTTCTTTGAATTAACGACTGAGCAAGGCAAACCAGCAATTTATGCAGGATTAAGACAAGGAGATTATAATGCCTCTACAACAGATTACCCACCGGGATCTACGTCAAGAGCAAAATTGGGAGCAACTGATGCGGTTTATTTTATGTCATATGCTGAATCTGAGTTTCTTCAAGCTGAGGCATGGGCAAGATTAAATAATGCTGGCAAAGCTAAAACTCACTATGATCTAGCTGTTTCGGCAGCATTCTCTCGCTGGAGTAAATCTGCTACAACATTTATTGCTGGTGGAGTTTATGAATTTAAAGCTGGAACTGTTGAAAAAATGATTGAGCAGATTATTACTCAGAAATGGGTTGCTGCAACAAGATGTCAGGCTTGGGATTCTTTTTATGATCAAAATAGAACAGGTTACCCTGTAATGTCAACTTTAGATTCTGATGATCCAGCATATATTCCTGGACAGTATACACGTTCAATTACTTCTGTTTTAATAGGTCAAGAAATTCCAAGACGTTTACCATATCCAAAAATTTCGTCGGATAATAATGCTAATACGCCAAAAGCGGTTGCTATAAATGCAAAAATGTGGTGGCATAAACAATAATGTATTCTTAAACAAAGAAAAATGATGAAACATATATATAAATATTTATTAGGATTATTGGTTTTTGCTGCTGTTTCTTGTAAAAAAGATCAACCTGCAGTTGAATACTCACCTATTTTTCCTATTTCGGGTGAATGGCATACACATGTTTTTAATGAAGATGGGTCTAATGTCGCTACTTTGAATCCAAGTACGGGAAAATCTTTTTCACTATCTCTTGCAGCATTAAGTACATATAATACTGCAGATAATGATGACGATATAGCCTGGTTGAAATTTAGTACTGTAGCATATCCCTTTGGAATTTTGGCCAAAGTTAAAGTTGATGTTCCATCAGTGGCTATTCTTCCTGGTGAGTACGTTAATATTCTACCAGTAAAAAATACAAGTATACATCTTATTGAAGCTAAAATTTTGCAAAATGCTTCAAAGCAACCTAGTGGAGTGCTAGCTGACAGTATTTTAGTGAAATACAAAACAGGAGTAGATAATAAAGTATATATGATAAAAGGTCACCGCAGAACGCAATGGCCAGATGATCAACGATAATTACTTGATTTATTGATTATCTTTATTATTTTCTGAGAAGTATTTAGCATTATTATTAGTACTTCGACTTCAATAAAAAAGCCGGACTTTTAAAGTCCGGCTTTTTTATTGAAGATAAATTAAAATACGTTTATTATTACCTCTTAATGTTTACCAACAATTTTTTCTTCGTATATTGTATCTACCAATATAAGCTTTCATGAAATTAGCTATCCTATTGCTAGTGTGTTTGTTCTGCCAAAATGCTCTTGGGCAGTCAGGCTTTGTTTTGCATAAAAATAAGAAGCTTAGTTTTCCTTTTGTTTTCGTCCATAATCTCGTTATTGTTCCCGTAGAGGTCAATGGATTTATGATGAACTTTTTATTAGATACCGGTGTCAAGGAAACAATGATTTTTGGTAAGTCACTCGCTGAAATCGATAGTACTATCTTTAAAAATAAATTTCAGGGCCTGGGCCGGAATGACGGTATTGATGGCGTATTGGCCATCAATAATCAGGTACGTATCGCAAAAAAAATGGTCGATAATGATCATCCAATCTATATCTTAGAAAATGCGCAAATTGATATTTCATCAAGGATAGGGATTGAAGTCAACGGTATTTTAGGAAGTCGTTTCTTTACTGACCACAGGATCGCATTTGACTTTATAAAAAAGAGAATCACCATTTTCCCAAACGACAATAAAATCAAATCATTAGCTAAAATGGAAGTTTTGCCTGTTGAGATTATTGGAAGTCGACCTTATATTGCTGTTGTTGTACAACAAGATGAAGAACTGATTGCTGGGAAGGCACTAATCGATATGGGGAATAGTGATGCTATATTATTGTTAAAAGAACGGATGCCTAACTACCAAGTACGCTCTCCATTTATTGCCGATTATATTGGACAGGGTTTTAATGGTGAGATATATGGCTTGCGTAACCGTATCAAGGCCCTGCGTATGGGGCCATTTGAAATGTCTTACCCTTTGGTAGCTTATCCCGAATTACAATCAATGCAGAATGCAAAAATAGTGAACGAACGAATAGGGTCTGTTGGGAATGAATTGTTACGAAGATTTAAAATTATATTTGATTATCCCAATAAACGAATATATTTAAGTAAGAATAAGAATTTCAATAAATACTATTACCTCAATATGAGTGGTCTTGAGATTATTCATGATGGTGTGAAATGGGAAAAACAGGAGATTCCAGTAACATTGGAAAAAGATGGAAGTAAAGAAATAAATTTTGATAATAAAGTTCAGTTCAAATTTGTTCTAAAACCACAATTTAAGATTGATATGGTGAGATCAGAATCGCCAGCGGAATTGTCTGGGCTTATGAAAGGAGATCTAATTTTAACCATTAATGGTAAAACTGCTACTTCGTTCAGCTTAGAAGAAATTACCAATTTGTTGAAATCCGAAGAGGGAAAAGAGATTCTTCTAAAGATTGAACGAAATAACGTAAAGCAGGAATACCGATTTCTGTTGAAAGATCCTCTTCCATTTATCCATGATTGATTTTATGTTGAGGGTTTCCTATAATATGCTCAGTTAGAAATATTAGCATCCTCTTTTCCAGGAATTACCCCCACAATACTTTTAGGATTATTTGATAATTGTAAACTTAAGATTAGCGAATAATGAAGCTAATTTTAAATAACGCTCCTATACGCAACTATTTTGTTACAAATGTCTTTGGTAAACTTTTAATGTTTAATATTACTAAACTTTATTAAGTAATATTGTTCTTCTTTAATTTATACGTGATGCTAAACCTTAATCATTCTTTAAAAAAATGAAGTCTTCATGAGCTTGAGTCAGCTCAACTGCCGATATGTACCAAGCTTGCTAGATAATAATCGGCCCATGATAACTTCATCGAAACAAAATTTAGTGTAGCGATCTTTTTGAGACCGTTTGTATCAAAGACTAAATCAATAAACGGCCAAAGGCAACAGAAAGCCCTTTAAAGAGTTGATATATTAATGCAATTATAATACGGAGTGTAAAGAGCTCATTGATATCGATTAAACTTAAAACCTAAATATATAATGATGAAAAAAAATCTATTTTTTTTATTTGCTTTATTTTTTACGCAAACGATTAGTCAGGCCCAAACTGGGAAAATTAAACATGTTGTCATGGTCGGATTTGATGGCCTAGGTGCTTATGCAATACCAAAGGCGGATATGCCAAATTTGAAGCAATTGATGCAAAATGGTAGTCATAGCCTACATGTGAGAACAGTACTGCCTTCTTCAAGTGCTGTAAATTGGGCTTCCATGCTGATGGGGGCCGGACCAACGATGCATGGTTATACCGAATGGGGAAGTCAAACACCTGAAATCCCTTCTATAGCTACAACCAAAAACGGACTATTTCCATCTATTTTTAATGCAGTTGCTACGAAGAACCCAAAAGCTACTTTTGCGGTTATTCACAGTTGGCCAGGCATTGGTTATTTGATAGACAAAAAGGTTGTACAACAAGTATACAATATGGAGGATAATGACGAAAAGGCGCTCCATAAAGCAATCGAGATTATTAAAAAGGATAAACCAACCTTAACATTTGTACATTTTGATGAACCTGATGGTGTAGGACATAATATAGGTCATAACACACCTGAGTATTATGCCGAACTGAAAAATGTAGATTATAAAATTGGACAATTACTACAGGCGGTTAAGGATGCGGGCATGGAAAAGGAAACCATATTTGTCGTAACTGCTGATCACGGTGGCGTCGATAAAGGTCATGGAGGTAAGTCGTTAGCGGAAGTCGAAATCCCTTTCGTCATGACTGGTCCTGGTGTTCCAAAAGGAAAGCAGATTGATCAACCGATGATGGTGTATGATATAGGACCAACATTGACTTGGTTACTTGGTGCGGCACAGGAAGAAGTTTGGAGAGGGAAACCGATTAAATCTTTTCAAAAATAGACCTATACTACAATCCCAATATGTAAATATCAAGTATTGGGATTATTTCAACCCTAACCATACCTAACACAAAACGATTAATTATAAATGTTTAAATTTTACTGTTTTATTAGCGCAGGCATCATACTCCTTGCCAGTTGTAGTGTCAGTCAACGACCAAAACAACATCCTCATGTATTTATTCAAAATGATGGGAGAGCAACAAAGCAATGGAAATTAGTGTGGGAAGATCAATTTAATGTAAATACGCTCGATACGTCTAAATGGAGTCGTATCCCTTCAGGTAGTGCGGATTGGAATAGACACATGAGCACTGATGATGCTTGTTTCGAAATGAAAGATGGAAAGCTCATCCTAAAAGGGATCAATAATACCGATTTAACGAAAGATACTCGTCCTTTTTTGACTGGAGGAATTTGGAGTAAAGGGAAATTTGCCTTTCAATATGGTCGTGTCGAGATAAGGGCTAAATTGGGAAGTGCCCAAGGGGCATGGCCTGCTATATGGATGTTAGCCGAATTGGATAAGTACGGGAAATATCCTAAGAATGGAGAGATAGATATCATGGAACACCTTAATTATGATTCGATTATCTACCAAACGACCCATTCGTATTATACCTTAGACCTGGGGCAAAAAACGAACCCGCAACATCATGGTACAGCGAAAATTGATGCTGGACAGTACAACGTTTATGGTATCAGTTGGTATCCAGATCGAATCGTATTTCAGTTAAATGGAAAGGATACGTTTACGTATCCGAGAATAGCTGGTGTCGATCAGTCACAATGGCCTTACGATCAACCTTTCTTTCTACTTATCGATCAACAATTAGGAGGAAACTGGGTGGGTAAAGTTGATCAAAGCCAATTACCTGTAGAAATGGTAATCGATTGGGTCAAGGTGTATCAGTAGTATTATTAGGATATTTTTTCAGAGTGCTTCAAACTTTTTAAGAGGAGAAATTGTGTGTTAAAAATAACAATTCCTTAATTTTAGTTTTAACATATACTAAACTATCTGTTGTAGATTTGTATCGTTGGAATGATTTGAGCCACTGAGGTTTTACTATTTATAAACAACGAGGTAATTTTGATGAAATTTAATAATAGCAAAATGTTGATAAATAAAGATATAACTTATGCCTAATGAAGTTGCTTATGTAAATATTATAAGAATATAAAAAAGGAGATGCGGCAACATCTCCTCTAAATAGTCATCAAATTACTAGATAATTTTAATAACCTAATTATTTTTCAAATATGGAAAAGATTTCCTTCGTATCCAAATGGAAGGATAGATCGGTATTGCCTTTTTTTAAGCAGGCAAGTACCTCAAAAATGTTAGCCTTGTTGCTTCTATCAGCAAATGGAGTCGCGCATGCATTTGCTGAAACGACCACTACGTCAACAACCATTCAATCTCAAATCACTGTTAAGGGAACCATATTAGAAAATGGAAAACCTTTAAAGGGCGTATCAATTGTCGTTAAAGGAAACGGTCAACTGGCAACGATGTCTAATGATGCTGGACAATTTACACTTAAAGTTCCCCAGGGAGCTTATATTCGCGTCAGTTCGGTTGGCTTTGAAAATCAGGAAGTAAAGGCTGAAGAGTCGATGCGCATTAATATGCAGAGCAGTAGTGAAATGCTTGAAGAATTGATTGTG
It includes:
- a CDS encoding SusD/RagB family nutrient-binding outer membrane lipoprotein, producing MKNIKKIGFILVASALSFASCTKDLDINRSPYNPVENDASPELLFPSGVAYSAAKIGGDLQLMGAMWSQHYTQNNSSNQYTGIDSYNLTISSYNGIWSNLMGGGMKDLLISKEKAATAGLWNFYAASEIMLAFDYHVLVDLYGDLPVIEGLQGDKGIYTPKWDDGKTVNKLIVEQLDDAISKIESGKPLKSMGAQDFLFDGDLDNWHKFANTLKLKVLMRDFTANTAAITSLLNGGNLLDTDAKMTAFLDAVNKSNPLFESDRRALNTFANLRASKTLLSYLQKNNDPRIEDFFELTTEQGKPAIYAGLRQGDYNASTTDYPPGSTSRAKLGATDAVYFMSYAESEFLQAEAWARLNNAGKAKTHYDLAVSAAFSRWSKSATTFIAGGVYEFKAGTVEKMIEQIITQKWVAATRCQAWDSFYDQNRTGYPVMSTLDSDDPAYIPGQYTRSITSVLIGQEIPRRLPYPKISSDNNANTPKAVAINAKMWWHKQ
- a CDS encoding lipid-binding protein, whose translation is MMKHIYKYLLGLLVFAAVSCKKDQPAVEYSPIFPISGEWHTHVFNEDGSNVATLNPSTGKSFSLSLAALSTYNTADNDDDIAWLKFSTVAYPFGILAKVKVDVPSVAILPGEYVNILPVKNTSIHLIEAKILQNASKQPSGVLADSILVKYKTGVDNKVYMIKGHRRTQWPDDQR
- a CDS encoding PDZ domain-containing protein; the encoded protein is MKLAILLLVCLFCQNALGQSGFVLHKNKKLSFPFVFVHNLVIVPVEVNGFMMNFLLDTGVKETMIFGKSLAEIDSTIFKNKFQGLGRNDGIDGVLAINNQVRIAKKMVDNDHPIYILENAQIDISSRIGIEVNGILGSRFFTDHRIAFDFIKKRITIFPNDNKIKSLAKMEVLPVEIIGSRPYIAVVVQQDEELIAGKALIDMGNSDAILLLKERMPNYQVRSPFIADYIGQGFNGEIYGLRNRIKALRMGPFEMSYPLVAYPELQSMQNAKIVNERIGSVGNELLRRFKIIFDYPNKRIYLSKNKNFNKYYYLNMSGLEIIHDGVKWEKQEIPVTLEKDGSKEINFDNKVQFKFVLKPQFKIDMVRSESPAELSGLMKGDLILTINGKTATSFSLEEITNLLKSEEGKEILLKIERNNVKQEYRFLLKDPLPFIHD
- a CDS encoding alkaline phosphatase, yielding MMKKNLFFLFALFFTQTISQAQTGKIKHVVMVGFDGLGAYAIPKADMPNLKQLMQNGSHSLHVRTVLPSSSAVNWASMLMGAGPTMHGYTEWGSQTPEIPSIATTKNGLFPSIFNAVATKNPKATFAVIHSWPGIGYLIDKKVVQQVYNMEDNDEKALHKAIEIIKKDKPTLTFVHFDEPDGVGHNIGHNTPEYYAELKNVDYKIGQLLQAVKDAGMEKETIFVVTADHGGVDKGHGGKSLAEVEIPFVMTGPGVPKGKQIDQPMMVYDIGPTLTWLLGAAQEEVWRGKPIKSFQK
- a CDS encoding glycoside hydrolase family 16 protein yields the protein MFKFYCFISAGIILLASCSVSQRPKQHPHVFIQNDGRATKQWKLVWEDQFNVNTLDTSKWSRIPSGSADWNRHMSTDDACFEMKDGKLILKGINNTDLTKDTRPFLTGGIWSKGKFAFQYGRVEIRAKLGSAQGAWPAIWMLAELDKYGKYPKNGEIDIMEHLNYDSIIYQTTHSYYTLDLGQKTNPQHHGTAKIDAGQYNVYGISWYPDRIVFQLNGKDTFTYPRIAGVDQSQWPYDQPFFLLIDQQLGGNWVGKVDQSQLPVEMVIDWVKVYQ